CTTCCAGCCTGATTTACACCATCAGTAGCATCTGGTTTGTGGACAGCCTGGGGGCTTTGGGACTGGCCTATTTGTCTTTTACCGAGGGCCGTGAGGCCTTTGCCAAGGCCAACGGCACCGATTGTGGTTGTCACTAAAACATCCGCCCGCACGACTGCACAATCTGCCTTCGTCCCCCTGCTACACTAAGGGTCGGCTGGTATGGAAACCCCACTGACGCCTACCCTGGAACAATCCATTCGTCGTGCATTGGAAATCGCCCTCGAGCGCGGGCACGAATATGCTGGGCTGGAGCATCTGCTGCTGGCGCTACTCGACGACCCCGACGCCAACCGCGTGCTGCGCCATAACCAGATAGACCTGGAGCATCTGCGACTTTTGCTGGAAGAGTCGTTGCAGCAGTTCGAGCGAACCCCCGGCATCGAGCCCGAGCCCACCAAAGCCTTCCAGCGTGTGATTCAGCGGGCGGTCTGGCAGATGCGCTCCGCCGGGCGCGACCAGGCCAACGGAGCCAATGTGCTGGTCGCCATCATGGACGAGCGACAGTCGGCAGCCTGTGCCCTGTTGGAGCAGTTGGGCCTGACCCGGCTCGACCTAACCGCCGCCATCTCAAGGGGGGCCTTACCCAAGGGAGCTGCTCCCCAAACCGAGCCCGTACAGATTGGCGAAGAGAGCACGGGCGTTGCGCAAAACCCGCTGGAAGCCTACTGCACCAACCTCACCGAGCGGGCCCGCAAAGGCGAGCTCGACCCCCTGATCGGGCGCGAACGGGAACTCGAGCGCATCCTGACCGTCCTCTCCCGCCGCCAAAAAAATAACCCCCTGCTGGTCGGCGACCCCGGCGTAGGGAAGACTGCCTTGGTAGAGGGCCTGGCCCAGCTTATCGTAGCGCAGGACGGGCAGCATGGGCGAAAAAGCCACACTTCCGGCACGCTCCTGCCCGAAAAGCTAATGGGTGCCGAGGTTTTCGCCCTGGATATGGGCAGTCTGCTGGCAGGCACCCGCTACCGGGGCGACTTTGAGGAGCGCGTCAAGGCCGTGATGAAGGCCCTCGAGGCCCATCCCAATGCCATTCTGTTCATCGATGAAATTCACACCATCGTGGGGGCCGGCTCCACCACCGGCTCCACCGTGGATGCCAGCAACCTGCTCAAGCCCGCCCTGACCGGCAGGCTCCGGTGCATCGGCGCGACCACCTTTGCCGAGTACAAACACTTCGAGAAAGACCGGGCCATCGCCCGCCGCTTCCAGAAAATTGACCTTGCCGAACCCTCCCACGCCGATGCGGTCAAGATTCTGGAGGGGCTCAAGCCCCGGCTGGAAGCCCACCACCGGCTCACCTACACCAAGCAAGCCCTGGAGCGCGCCGTAGAGCTCTCGGCCCGCCACCTTTCCGAACGCCGCCTGCCCGACTCGGCCCTGGACGTGCTGGACGAGGCCGGGGCCGCCCAAGCCCTGCTTCCTCCGGGCAAACGCAAGAGCCGGATCGGGGTGGCCGAGGTCGAGGCCACCGTGGCCCGCATCGCCCGCATTCCGGCCAAGAACCTGAGCCGCGACGACGAGGCGGTACTTGCCAACCTCGAGCAAGAACTCAAGGGCGCAGTTTTTGGACAGGACAAAGCGGTCGAGGAGGTCGCCAGCGCCATCAAGCTCTCGAGGGCCGGGCTGCGCGATCCGCAAAAGCCCATGGGATCCTATCTGTTTGCCGGCCCCACCGGCGTTGGCAAGACCGAGCTGGCCCGCCAACTGGCGGCCTCGCTAGGGGTGCCACTGCTGCGTTTCGACATGTCGGAGTACATGGAGAAGCACTCGGTCTCACGTTTGATCGGGGCCCCGCCGGGTTACGTGGGCTTCGACCAGGGCGGCCTGCTGACCGATGCCGTGCTGCAAAACCCTCACTGCGTGCTGCTTTTGGACGAGATCGAGAAAGCCCACCCCGACCTGTACGCCATCCTGCTACAGGTCATGGACTATGGCAAGCTCACCGACCACAACGGCAAAAACGTGGACTTCCGCAGCGTGGTGCTGATCATGACCACCAACGCCGGGGCCGCCGAGGCCAGCGAGCGGCGGGTAGGCTTTCTGGGGGGCACCCGGAGCGAGGCCAGCGACGAAGCGCTCAAGCGCATGTTCACCCCCGAGTTCCGCAACCGGCTGGACGCCATCGTGCACTTCGACCCGCTCTCCCCTACCGTCATGCAGCAGATTGTGGGCAAGTTCTTGCGCCAGCTCGAGGCCCAGCTCAAAGAGCGCAAGGTAACCCTCGAGGTGCGCCCCGAGGCCCTGGCCTGGCTGGCCGAAAAAGGCTACGACCCACTGATGGGTGCCCGCCCTTTGGCCCGGCTGATTCAGGAAAAAATCAAGAAGCCCCTGGCCGACCTGCTGCTCTTTGGCCCGCTCAAGCATGGGGGGCGTTTGAACATCTTGCGCCAGGGCGAAGAGATAGCGCTCGAGACCGAAGGTGTGAGCGTTCGGTAACCCGCCGGGCAATTTATTGAGCTTTACGAAGGTCTCGTCTTTCGCTCGAGACCGAAGGTGCGAGCGCCCGATAACCTGCCGGGCAATTTATTGAGCTTTACGAAGGTCTCGTCTTTCGCTCGAGACCGAAGGTGCGAGCGCCCGATAACCTGCCGGGCAATTTATAGAGCTTTACCAACGTCTCGTCTTACGCTCGTGGATCACCCCGCCTGATAGCCCCACGCAAATACTCGGTGCGGTTGTGGAGAATAACCGTCACCTCATTCGCCCCTCGAAGGCATTTCCCGGGCTGATTTCGTCGGCCTCGCGGTAATGAGCAGGTTTGCCAAAGACACGACTTCGCACAGATTTCTCTTCACGCCCTGCAGAACCTACATCTATTGAGGCTAAACCGGCGTTGCGGCATCCATCCAGGGTTGGACGAGCGGGCCGGCTATTTGGGTTATGCTCAGCTCATGAACATTCTGCTTCTAGGGGGCACCCGCTTTGTGGGTCGGCATATTGCCGAGGCCGCTTTGCGGCGAGGCCATACCGTCAGCACCTTCACCCGTGGCACCAACCCCCTCCCCGGTACCCTTTCGCTGGTGGGCGACCGCCAGAAAGGCGACCTGAAGGCCCTCGAGGGCCGCACCTGGGATGCCGTGGTGGATGTGAACGCTTACCGGCCCCGCGAAGTGCGCGAAGCCATGGGTGTACTCAAAGGCCGGGTAGGGCGCTATGCCTTTATCTCCACGGTCTCGGTCTACCAGGAGTCCAGCCTGCCCGTGGACGAAACCTCGCCCCTGCAAGCCCTGGCCGACCCCACGGTTGAAGAGGTCACCGGCGAGACCTACGGCGGGCTCAAGGTGTTGTGTGAGCTCGAGGTGGAGCGGGCCTTTGGCAACCAGAGCTTTATTGTCCGCCCTCATCTGGTGGTAGGGCCGCACGACCCCACCGACCGCTTTACCTACTGGCCGCGCCGTTTTGCCGGTGGGGGCCGGGTGCTGGTGCCGGGCAAGCCCGAGCACACCCTTCAGTTTGTGGATGCCCGCGACCTGGGCCAGTTTGTGGTGCTAGGCCTGGAAAAAGGACTGAGCGGGCCTTACAACGGGGCCGCTACCCCGGTGTCCTGGGGCAGCCTGGTCGAAGCCTGTCAGCAAGCCGTCCCCCAGCCTGCCGAGGCCGTCTGGGCCGACGAACAGTGGCTACTGAAGCAAGGCGTAACTCCCTGGGCCGACCTCCCCGCCTGGATTCCGTCCTTTGCGCCCGGACGTGGGATTGCGCAAACCCAGAATGCCAGGGCCCAGGCTGCCGGTTTTACCATGCGCCCCCTCTTGCAAACCGTACAGGACGTCCTGGCCTGGGACACGACCCGCACAGAACCCCTCAAAGCAGGCCTGAGCCGGGAGCGGGAACTCGAGCTCATCCAGCACTTGTTGGGATAGAAATCAAGGGGGCCTACCAGCCCCCAGGGATTTTCGAGCTGTAGCTTTGATCTTAACGTTAGGCCCGGGCTTTGTTCACCAGCTCGGCGAAGGCCTCGGGTTGGCGCACGGCGATATCGGCCAGAATCTTGCGGTCGAGCTCGATACCGGCTTTTTTCAGGCCGTGCATAAAGACGCTGTAGCTCAGACCATGCTGACGAGCAGCGGCATTGATGCGCACAATCCACAGGCGACGCATATCGCCCTTGCGCTTGCGGCGGTCGTTGAAGGAACGCATGGCCCCGCTAAACAGGGTTTCGCGGGCCTTGCGAACGCTCTTGGAGCGCAGGGCATAGAAGCCCTTGGCGCGCTTGAGAATGGCTTTGTGTTTACGGCGACGGACTACACCGGTTTTGGCGCGTGGCATATTATTTCACCTCTCCTTATACGTCGTAGGGCATGAGCCGGTGGACACGGCGCTCTTCGCCTTTGGAGAAGGTGAAGTCGCGCCCTTTCTGACGACGGCTGCTGCCCGACTTGTGCCAGTTGAGGTGGCGTTTTCCCGGCTTTTTGCCTACAACCTTGCCTGTAGCCGTAATCTTGACACGGCTTTTGGCGCCCTTGTGGGTCTTCATCTTGGCCATGGCGTGCTCCTGTGTCTGCGGCTCGAGTGCCTCTGCGAGGACTTATAAACTCGGCAGCCTTGTGAGTATAGCATTCCTAGCGCATTTTGCCAACGAGATGTGAAGGCTCTCGATTTGGACAATGGGGGACTATTGGTCTTGTTACAAAGTATGACTCCACTTTTTCCATCCAGGCAACACCCCATTTGTATAAAGTGGCGAAAATCGGCTTACCAGACCACTAATCCAGCGTCTGCCAGACTGCCAACGAAAAAGGCTCGAGCACGCCGTCCTCGAGGTAGCCCCCAACACAGCGACCCGACTTACCCGAAAGTAAATCGGTGGCTTGCTCGCCCCGCGGCCACAGGCCGTGCAAAGGAATGTTGATGCGCCAGGGCTCGGAGGAGGCATTGATGGTTACCACCACACTGGAGGACTCGAGGGTACGGGCAAAGGCCAGGTGAGCGTCCTGAGCATAAAGGTACTGGTAACGGCCCCGGCGCAACACCGGCAGCGATTGCCGCAAGGCTGACATCTGACGAATGGTCTGCTGGAGAGGCAGGTGCCAGCGGGTCTCATCCCAGATCATGCCCCGGCGATTGTCGGGGTCGTGGCCCCCGGCCATGCCGATTTCGTCTCCGTAGTAAACCGTAGGTGCCCCTGGCAGGGTAAAGAGCATAGCAAAGGCCAGTTTCACCCGCTCGAGCTCCCCCCTAAGAATGCTAAAAATGCGCGGGGTATCGTGCGAGGTCATGATGTTCATCTGGGCAGTGACGATATCCCAGTGGTAGCGCCGAAAGAGTTCCTCCATCCGGTGGTGGCAGGCCAGGGCCCCCAGGCTTTCCAGGCGCCCCAAACCGCTCTTGGCGGCCAGCTCCTTGTCCAGCATCTCCGCTCCCACAAAGCCTAAGATGGCCCGCCCCAGTGGGTAGTTCATCACTGCATCGAACTGATCGCCTTGCAACCAGCGGCTGGCCTCGTCCCAAATTTCGCCCACAATGTAGGCCTCGGGGTTTTGCGCCTTCACCCGGCGGCGGAATTCGCGCCAGAATTCGTCGTCGTCAATTTCGTTGGGTACATCCAGTCGCCAGCCGTCAATGCCGTACTGCAGCCAGTATTCTGCCACCGACAGCAAATACGCGCGGCACTCCGGGTTGGCGGTGTTGAACTTGGGTAGCTCGGGGTTGTTCCACCAAGCCGCATAATTGGCGTGTTTGGCATAGGCATTTAGGGGGAACTTGTAGACATGGAACCAGTCGCGGTAGGGCGAGGCGGCCTCGTTTTCCATCACGTGTTGAAAGGCAAAATGGGCCCGTCCACAGTGATTAAAGACCCCATCCAACACCACCCGCATCCCGCGCCGGTGGGCTTCCTCTACCAGCCTCTGCAAGGCGAGATTGCCCCCTAAAATGGGGTCTACTTGAAAATAGTCGCTGGTGTGGTAGCGGTGGTTGGCCGTCGAGCTAAAAATGGGGCAGAAATAGAGCGCATTGAAGCCCTGCTCCCGGATGTAGTCCAGCTTCTCGATCACCCCCCAGAGGTTACCCCCCTTGAAGCCGCGCAGGGTAGGAGGAGCGTCCCAGGCCTCAAAAGCCTCTTGCACCGGCGCTGGCTGACCGGCAGGCCCCAGCCCTCTATAAAAACGATCGGGAAATATCTGGTAAAAAACCGCGTCCTTGACCCACTCTGGTGTCATTCAAACTCCCAAAAGAGAACCGTCCCGTTGCCAGGGGTTAGTCTAAACCTTATTTGGTAAATCTCAAGGTTAGATGCAGCTTTAATCAGCCATATGCCTTACTGGGGCAGAGGCAGAAAACCTCGCCTAGACCGGCCTCGGTTAGTTCGTTGCTATTCGGCTCAAGCTGCTCTACATAGCCAGTATGATAGGATTCCCGAGTTATGCCGCGTGGAAATCTGTTTGTCATGACAGGGGCTTCAGGGGTGGGCAAGGGTACCATCCGGGGAAGGCTCTTGGAATATCACCGGATGTACTACTCCATCTCCATGACCACCCGCCCCCCCAGGCTTGGCGAGCGCAACGGGGTCGATTACTACTTTGTCAGCCAAGCCGAGTTCGAAAGCAAAATTGCCCAAAACGGCTTTCTCGAGTGGGCCAAATACGTAGACGACTACTACGGCACCCCCAGGGAACCGGTAGAAGAAGCCTTGAATAAAGGGCAGGATGTCCTTTTAGAGATAGAAGTTCAAGGTGCTCTACAGGTAAAGCAGGCCATGCCGGAAGCCATCCTGGTTTTCATTATTCCGCCTTCGCTCTCGGAGCTGCGGCGCAGGCTCCTGGTGCGCGGCACCGATAGCCTGAGCAAAATCCACAAGCGGCTGCAACGGGCCCAAGAAGAAATCCGTATGGCCGATCAGTTCAAATATGTGGTCGTCAACGACCAACTCGACAAGGCCGTATCCGATTTTGCTGCTATTATCCAGGCCGAGCGGCTACTGCAACCCCGCATGACCGAGGCCATAGCGCGAGCCCTCGAGCTAGACCCAGCTCTGGAAAAAGAGCTCGACGAGCTCGAGCGCAAACGGCGAGAGGCCGGAGAGGGCCAATAAACTTTTTTCACTTTCTGGTGTACAATCAGCACTTAGTGTAGAGGTAGACCCATGGCAGAACCCGGCATTGACACCCTTCTGGCCCTGACCGATTCCAAGTACCGCCTGACCGTTGTGACGGCCAAGCGGGCCCAGCAGCTTTTGCGCTACAATTTCAAGAACACCGTGCTAAGCCCCAACGAATATCCTCGCATGCGCACCCTGGAAGGCGAAAAGCCCGACCCCAATGCGGTTACCTGGGCTATGGAGGAACTCAAAACCGGGCGGCTTCTAATCGGCGAAAACCTGGTTGCAGAAGACCGTCTGACCAAGTTCCTCGACCAGATGTACCCGCGCGAGGTTCTCGAGCCGGCAGACTAACCCATTGCACGTAACCGCAATAAAACTTGGGAGGTACCTCCCCAACACTTGCGGGCTGACCTTTAGCAGCCCGCATCTTCATGCATGACCCAATGAGCCCAAAAATCGAGAATATGGCTCTTTGAAGCTCTTCTTCTTTGAAGGGTGGCACACCAACCCTGTATAATCGCAAATCGGTACTTGGAGAGTCGCCATGGCAAGCAAAGAACAGCGGCATCGAGCCATTCAAGAAATTATTAGCCGGGAAAGCATTTCCACCCAGGCCGAACTGGTAGATCGCTTGCGCAAAATGAACTACGAGGTAACCCAGGCTACCGTTAGCCGCGACATCGCCGAAATGCGGCTGGTGCGGGTTCCCTTAGGACGAGGCAAGCACAAATACGCCTTGGCCCCTCACAATCTGGTCGAGGATGTAATGGAGGAGCTGCGGCGTATTTTTCCTACTTTTGTGCGGGATGTAGACCGGGGCGAGAATATAGTGGTGCTTAAAGTATCTGAAGGCCATGCCTCGGGTATCGCCCTGCTGATTGATCGGCTGCGCCGCGACGATATTGTGGGCACCATCGCCGGAGAGGATTCGATTTTGGTGGTAGGCCGAACGGTTCAGGATGCTGAAGCCCTACAGGAAGAATTTGGTGCGCTGCTCACCTGAGCCAAAGCCTAGTCAACAAACCGGCGCAGAAGACCTTGCTGCTGCGGGCCTGGCCATCCCGCAAGAACGGAAGCTAATATGGTTGAATTTGCTTTACAAGCCTTCTTGACCTTCCTGGTGCTGATAGACCCCATCGGCCTGATTCCGCTGTTCTTAGCCCTGGTAGGTACCCGCAGCTACCAGGAGCAAAAACGCATTGCGCTCAGGTCAACTTTGGTGGCAGGCCTCCTGGTGCTGGCGTTTGCCTTGCTGGGCGGGATGGTTTTGCGCTATCTGGGCATCAGCCTCGAGGCACTAAAAGTAGCAGGCGGGTTGCTGCTGTTCAAGATTGCCCTGGACATGATTAACGCCCAGCTCGAGCGCGAGACCGACGAGGAGCAGGCCGAGTCGCAGGCCCGGGCCGACGTTTCGGTATTTCCCCTGGCTATTCCCCTGATTGCCGGACCCGGTACCCTGGCGGGGGTGCTGATCCTGGCCGGATCGGCCCCTGGAGGAGCGGGGGGATTCTTAGTGGTGCTGGGCATGGCTGCGTTGGTACTGTTTATCACCTACTGGTCGCTCCGGGCCGCCCTGAAGTTCTCCCGTTCGCTGGGGCGCACCGGCATCAACGTGGTTACCCGGGTGCTGGGCATTTTGCTAGCTGCCCTGGCTGTGCAGTACGTGGCCGATGGGGTGCGGGTGTTGCTAAAGCTCGAGTGAGTCCCGCAGCCGGCGCTTGTCTGCGTACATGGCCGCATCGGCCTGAGCAAGAACGGCTTGCAAATCCTGGAGCGGGGAGACCATCACAGCACCTGCGCTCACCCCCACATGGATGGCTGCGCGCACCCGCTGTACCAACTCAGGCACCTCGGAAAGCTGCAGCCCCAGGTGAAGGCTCACAAACTCATCTCCCCCAATACGGAAAATCGGGTCTTCCTGGCGAAAAACACTTCGGAGGGCTGCGGCCAGAATCTTGAGCGCCTGATCGCCTGCGGCATGCCCATACCGGTCGTTGAGCCGCTTGAGACCATCCATATCCCAGTAAATGAGGGTTAGGGGCCAGTCCAGCCGTGCAGCCTGCGCCTTGAGCTTGGGAAAGCTCTCTTCCAAGGCATGCCGGTTACCCAACCCGGTGAGGGCATCGCTCAGGGCTAGCTCGGACAGGTAGCGGCGGGCAAGCAAACCGTACAAAACGGTGGCCGCCTGCAAAGCGAAGGTCTGGGCAATGGCAAGGCTTTCGGGCGGAAAGGCCTCGGTGGAGGTGAGAGAGTCTAGGTTCAGGGTACCCATGACCTGGCCCTGCAGCACAATCGGGACGGTGATGGTAGCTTTCAGCTCTTCCAGCTTACCCATCTGGTTAAACATATCCAGCTCGTGCGAGACGTGCTTTTGGGTTCTTTCTTGGATGTGGGGGGCAACCAGCAGACGGGGCTTCCCCAGCAGCCAGTCTTGTTCTCCTAGGCCGTACCAGGCCAGCTCGTGGTTATAGCTAAGAGCGTGCCCGGTCAGGTTATCGGCAAAACCGATCTGGGCTACAAAGCGAAACTCGCCCTTTTCCAGGAGGGTCAGGCTACCGGCCTCGGCCCCCGGAACTACCCTAACCGCTGCTTGCAGCACCCGCATAAGGAGTTCCTCGAGTTGTTCTTCCTGGGTAAGCAAGCTGGAAAGCACCTCGAGCGACGAAGCGTAGGCCAGGGCCTGGTTATACTCGTGGGTGACTTCGTGCAGAATACAGAGTTGCCCGTTTTTGTAGGGCGCTAGCGTACCCTGGAACCAGCGCCAGCGTTTGCCGGCAAGGCCCAGCAGTCCACGTTGGGCATGGTGGGGCCACCAGCTCCCCCTATCCTGTAGCACGCGCGATTCATCCACCACCGGTTGAAACCAGTTTTCCAAACGCTTACCTAAAGGGTCGGTATCGGGGATGAGGGCAGCCGCTGCAGGGTTGCACCAACCGATCAGCCCTTTTTCATCCAGCCATACCCCTGCCTCTGGAAGTTGCTTAAGCCAGCTCAGGGTTTCTGGCTCGAGGGGTGGGGTGGAGGCGCTCATAAGCTACGGTGTGTCTTTAGTGTATGAGCCCACACTGCGCATTGCAATGGTGAACGGACTAGGTGACTGAACCCATCAGGAGCTCGCGGGCATGCTCGAGCGCGGCTTCGGAGTAGCTACCCGAGAGCATGCGGGCCAGCTCGCGCACCCGTTCCTCGTCCTGCACCTTCTGCACCTGCACCGACTGGCTGTGTTTGACGACCCGGTAATGGGTATGCGCCCTAGCGGCGATTTGCGGCAGGTGGGTCACCACCAGCACCTGGCGCTGCTGGGCCAGCCGCGCCAGGCGGTCAGCCACCTGCCAGGCTGCTTCGCCCCCTACGCCCGTATCTACTTCATCAAACACCACCGTATCGGCTTCCGAGCCGGTCAACAGGGCCAGTGCTAGCATCACCCGCGA
This genomic stretch from Meiothermus sp. harbors:
- the clpA gene encoding ATP-dependent Clp protease ATP-binding subunit ClpA, giving the protein METPLTPTLEQSIRRALEIALERGHEYAGLEHLLLALLDDPDANRVLRHNQIDLEHLRLLLEESLQQFERTPGIEPEPTKAFQRVIQRAVWQMRSAGRDQANGANVLVAIMDERQSAACALLEQLGLTRLDLTAAISRGALPKGAAPQTEPVQIGEESTGVAQNPLEAYCTNLTERARKGELDPLIGRERELERILTVLSRRQKNNPLLVGDPGVGKTALVEGLAQLIVAQDGQHGRKSHTSGTLLPEKLMGAEVFALDMGSLLAGTRYRGDFEERVKAVMKALEAHPNAILFIDEIHTIVGAGSTTGSTVDASNLLKPALTGRLRCIGATTFAEYKHFEKDRAIARRFQKIDLAEPSHADAVKILEGLKPRLEAHHRLTYTKQALERAVELSARHLSERRLPDSALDVLDEAGAAQALLPPGKRKSRIGVAEVEATVARIARIPAKNLSRDDEAVLANLEQELKGAVFGQDKAVEEVASAIKLSRAGLRDPQKPMGSYLFAGPTGVGKTELARQLAASLGVPLLRFDMSEYMEKHSVSRLIGAPPGYVGFDQGGLLTDAVLQNPHCVLLLDEIEKAHPDLYAILLQVMDYGKLTDHNGKNVDFRSVVLIMTTNAGAAEASERRVGFLGGTRSEASDEALKRMFTPEFRNRLDAIVHFDPLSPTVMQQIVGKFLRQLEAQLKERKVTLEVRPEALAWLAEKGYDPLMGARPLARLIQEKIKKPLADLLLFGPLKHGGRLNILRQGEEIALETEGVSVR
- a CDS encoding NAD-dependent epimerase/dehydratase family protein, translated to MNILLLGGTRFVGRHIAEAALRRGHTVSTFTRGTNPLPGTLSLVGDRQKGDLKALEGRTWDAVVDVNAYRPREVREAMGVLKGRVGRYAFISTVSVYQESSLPVDETSPLQALADPTVEEVTGETYGGLKVLCELEVERAFGNQSFIVRPHLVVGPHDPTDRFTYWPRRFAGGGRVLVPGKPEHTLQFVDARDLGQFVVLGLEKGLSGPYNGAATPVSWGSLVEACQQAVPQPAEAVWADEQWLLKQGVTPWADLPAWIPSFAPGRGIAQTQNARAQAAGFTMRPLLQTVQDVLAWDTTRTEPLKAGLSRERELELIQHLLG
- the rplT gene encoding 50S ribosomal protein L20, which produces MPRAKTGVVRRRKHKAILKRAKGFYALRSKSVRKARETLFSGAMRSFNDRRKRKGDMRRLWIVRINAAARQHGLSYSVFMHGLKKAGIELDRKILADIAVRQPEAFAELVNKARA
- the rpmI gene encoding 50S ribosomal protein L35; the protein is MAKMKTHKGAKSRVKITATGKVVGKKPGKRHLNWHKSGSSRRQKGRDFTFSKGEERRVHRLMPYDV
- a CDS encoding glycoside hydrolase family 13 protein produces the protein MTPEWVKDAVFYQIFPDRFYRGLGPAGQPAPVQEAFEAWDAPPTLRGFKGGNLWGVIEKLDYIREQGFNALYFCPIFSSTANHRYHTSDYFQVDPILGGNLALQRLVEEAHRRGMRVVLDGVFNHCGRAHFAFQHVMENEAASPYRDWFHVYKFPLNAYAKHANYAAWWNNPELPKFNTANPECRAYLLSVAEYWLQYGIDGWRLDVPNEIDDDEFWREFRRRVKAQNPEAYIVGEIWDEASRWLQGDQFDAVMNYPLGRAILGFVGAEMLDKELAAKSGLGRLESLGALACHHRMEELFRRYHWDIVTAQMNIMTSHDTPRIFSILRGELERVKLAFAMLFTLPGAPTVYYGDEIGMAGGHDPDNRRGMIWDETRWHLPLQQTIRQMSALRQSLPVLRRGRYQYLYAQDAHLAFARTLESSSVVVTINASSEPWRINIPLHGLWPRGEQATDLLSGKSGRCVGGYLEDGVLEPFSLAVWQTLD
- the gmk gene encoding guanylate kinase, producing the protein MPRGNLFVMTGASGVGKGTIRGRLLEYHRMYYSISMTTRPPRLGERNGVDYYFVSQAEFESKIAQNGFLEWAKYVDDYYGTPREPVEEALNKGQDVLLEIEVQGALQVKQAMPEAILVFIIPPSLSELRRRLLVRGTDSLSKIHKRLQRAQEEIRMADQFKYVVVNDQLDKAVSDFAAIIQAERLLQPRMTEAIARALELDPALEKELDELERKRREAGEGQ
- the rpoZ gene encoding DNA-directed RNA polymerase subunit omega, whose amino-acid sequence is MAEPGIDTLLALTDSKYRLTVVTAKRAQQLLRYNFKNTVLSPNEYPRMRTLEGEKPDPNAVTWAMEELKTGRLLIGENLVAEDRLTKFLDQMYPREVLEPAD
- the argR gene encoding arginine repressor, producing the protein MASKEQRHRAIQEIISRESISTQAELVDRLRKMNYEVTQATVSRDIAEMRLVRVPLGRGKHKYALAPHNLVEDVMEELRRIFPTFVRDVDRGENIVVLKVSEGHASGIALLIDRLRRDDIVGTIAGEDSILVVGRTVQDAEALQEEFGALLT
- a CDS encoding MarC family protein; this encodes MVEFALQAFLTFLVLIDPIGLIPLFLALVGTRSYQEQKRIALRSTLVAGLLVLAFALLGGMVLRYLGISLEALKVAGGLLLFKIALDMINAQLERETDEEQAESQARADVSVFPLAIPLIAGPGTLAGVLILAGSAPGGAGGFLVVLGMAALVLFITYWSLRAALKFSRSLGRTGINVVTRVLGILLAALAVQYVADGVRVLLKLE
- a CDS encoding diguanylate cyclase, whose product is MSASTPPLEPETLSWLKQLPEAGVWLDEKGLIGWCNPAAAALIPDTDPLGKRLENWFQPVVDESRVLQDRGSWWPHHAQRGLLGLAGKRWRWFQGTLAPYKNGQLCILHEVTHEYNQALAYASSLEVLSSLLTQEEQLEELLMRVLQAAVRVVPGAEAGSLTLLEKGEFRFVAQIGFADNLTGHALSYNHELAWYGLGEQDWLLGKPRLLVAPHIQERTQKHVSHELDMFNQMGKLEELKATITVPIVLQGQVMGTLNLDSLTSTEAFPPESLAIAQTFALQAATVLYGLLARRYLSELALSDALTGLGNRHALEESFPKLKAQAARLDWPLTLIYWDMDGLKRLNDRYGHAAGDQALKILAAALRSVFRQEDPIFRIGGDEFVSLHLGLQLSEVPELVQRVRAAIHVGVSAGAVMVSPLQDLQAVLAQADAAMYADKRRLRDSLEL